From Alosa sapidissima isolate fAloSap1 chromosome 7, fAloSap1.pri, whole genome shotgun sequence, the proteins below share one genomic window:
- the LOC121713523 gene encoding NLR family CARD domain-containing protein 3-like isoform X3 — MKKKVQCISKSMGKSGNEILVKKIHTELYITDGKTEEVNNDHEILQVETASRAQTTEERSISCNDIFKPLPEWQTNIRTVLMMGIAGIGKTVSVKKFILDWAEGEANEDIDLMFMLSFRELNLLKTECSLHELLCVFNSELKQLDGHTSVYDEKKVVIIFDGLDESRIHLDFNNEIMASVTKASSVDVLITNIIRGTLLSTALVWITSRPAAASQIPSSLIDQFTEVRGFTDAQKKQYFLNHINNEMHANYIFSHIEASRTLHIMCHIPVFCYILATVLQKMLNENASKKEMPQTVTEMYIFFLLIQMQSKNKKYNGKDEENKERLLDSERDAILKLAELAYRHLKNNSILFIPKDMAECNIDVNDASYSGMITGIFKEDSIVSFEEKIYCFVHLTIQEFFAALHVFASFLNKNEEVIKEFLGKKAMSCSVDELLKSAVNKALESKNGHLDLFVRFLHGISLESNQRLLLGLLKPTHSNPESVDKTIKNLKVMQRPNISPERCINLFHCLLEMKDSSVQNEIQAFLKKDSGSVKQLTLAHCSALAYVLLMSKTVLDKFDLKSYPTSTEGRRRLIPAVKSCKKARLSDCQLTEKSCEIVASALQSTNSPLTELYLSQNDLQKSEEKLVFALQSPNCKLETLRLVGCGLSEKFGDILAFALLSANSHLKELDLSKNTLGSCGGKQFSEPLNMPSKLKTLRLADCGLTENGGDILAFALQSKKSPLKELDLSNNTLGNCEGKLLSEALNPRCTLKKLKLAGCKLTEKSSEVVATALQYMVFLTELDLSHNDLNIIGIYLLKVALSNPRCKLQILRLAGCKLTEESCKVLASAAQSWASLEELDLRQNQIDADGILLLHYASSDSTCKLRKLRYGAEELRKFACVLALDPDTANQSLLLSESNRKVTHVTEKCPYPDHLKRFDEWHQVLCQDGLSECYYWETEWSGTGADIGVAYEFIERKGTRDVCGFRRNDKSWCLSCSGKSYSAWHNNEETALGAPDSGSNRVGLYLDWPAGTLSFYSVSSDTSSPTFLSHLHTFHLTFNEPLYPGFRVKADSSVYLCEMTQPPNPN; from the exons AGAACCGTTTTAATGATGGGTATTGCTGGAATTGGAAAAACAGTCTCAGTCAAAAAGTTCATCCTAGACTGGGCTGAAGGAGAGGCCAATGAAGACATAGaccttatgtttatgttatctTTCCGGGAGCTGAATTTGCTAAAGACTGAATGTAGTTTACACGagctcctgtgtgtgttcaactCTGAGCTTAAACAGTTAGATGGTCATACAAGTGTGTATGATGAGAAGAAAGTAGTGATTATCTTTGATGGTCTGGATGAGAGCAGAATTCATTTAGATTTCAACAACGAGATCATGGCCTCTGTTACCAAGGCATCATCAGTAGATGTTTTGATAACAAACATTATTAGAGGCACGCTCCTCTCCACTGCTCTTGTATGGATAACTTCTCGACCTGCAGCGGCCAGTCAGATTCCCTCATCTTTAATTGACCAATTCACTGAAGTTCGTGGATTCACTGATGCGCAGAAGAAGCAGTACTTCCTAAATCATATCAATAATGAAATgcatgcaaattacattttttcacACATCGAAGCATCAAGGACTCTTCACATCATGTGCCACATTCCAGTCTTCTGTTACATTTTGGCCACTGTACTTCAGAAGATGCTGAATGAAAATGCCTCAAAGAAAGAAATGCCCCAAACTGTAAcagaaatgtacatattttttttactcATTCAGATGCAAAGCAAGAATAAAAAGTATAATGGAAAAGATGAGGAAAATAAGGAAAGGCTTCTTGATTCTGAAAGGGATGCAATTTTGAAACTAGCTGAACTAGCTTACAGACATCTGAAGAACAACAGTATCTTGTTCATTCCAAAAGACATGGCTGAGTGTAACATTGATGTGAATGATGCTTCTTACTCTGGCATGATCACTGGCATTTTTAAGGAAGACTCCATTGTGTCCTTTGAAGAGAAGATCTACTGCTTTGTACATCTGACCATTCAGGAGTTTTTTGCTGCACTTCATGTGTTTGCCTCCTTTCTGAATAAGAATGAGGAGGTCATAAAGGAATTTCTCGGAAAAAAGGCCATGTCATGTTCAGTAGATGAACTGCTGAAGAGTGCAGTGAACAAAGCTTTGGAAAGCAAGAATGGACACCTTGACTTGTTTGTTCGCTTCCTTCATGGCATTTCTCTGGAGTCAAATCAGAGACTTTTGCTTGGTCTCCTTAAACCCACACACAGCAACCCAGAGAGTGTGGACAAAACAATTAAAAACCTGAAGGTGATGCAAAGGCCAAATATCTCCCCCGAGAGGTGCATCAATCTGTTCCACTGCCTGTTGGAAATGAAAGATTCTTCTGTTCAAAATGAAATCCAGGCTTTTCTAAAGAAAGACAGCGGTTCAGTGAAACAGCTCACACTAGCCCACTGCTCGGCCTTGGCTTATGTGCTTCTTATGTCTAAGACAGTGTTGGATAAGTTTGATTTGAAGTCATACCCAACCTCTACAGAAGGTCGTAGAAGACTGATACCAGCTGTGAAATCATGCAAAAAGGCTCG ACTTTCTGACTGTCAACTAACAGAGAAGTCCTGTGAAATTGTGGCCTCAGCTCTGCAGTCTACAAACTCCCCCTTAACAGAGCTCTACCTGAGCCAGAATGACCTACAGAAGTCAGAAGAAAAACTTGTGTTTGCTCTACAGAGTCCAAACTGCAAATTAGAGACACTGAG GCTTGTTGGCTGTGGCCTCAGTGAGAAGTTTGGAGATATTTTGGCCTTTGCTTTGCTGTCAGCAAACTCCCACTTGAAAGAGCTGGACCTGAGTAAAAATACATTGGGGAGTTGTGGAGGGAAGCAATTCTCTGAACCGCTGAACATGCCCTCTAAACTGAAGACACTCAG GCTTGCTGACTGTGGCCTCACTGAGAATGGTGGGGATATTTTGGCCTTTGCTCTGCAGTCAAAAAAGTCCCCCCTCAAAGAACTGGACCTGAGTAATAATACTCTTGGCAATTGTGAAGGAAAGCTGCTCTCTGAAGCGCTGAATCCACGCTGTACGCTGAAAAAACTCAA ACTTGCTGGTTGTAAACTGACGGAGAAATCCAGTGAGGTTGTAGCAACTGCTCTGCAGTATATGGTGTTCCTGACAGAGCTGGACCTGAGTCACAATGACTTGAATATCATTGGAATTTACCTTCTGAAAGTAGCGTTAAGCAATCCCCGCTGTAAACTTCAGATATTAAG ACTTGCTGGTTGTAAATTGACAGAAGAATCCTGTAAGGTGTTAGCCTCTGCTGCACAGTCCTGGGCCTCCCTGGAAGAGCTGGACCTGAGGCAAAATCAGATAGATGCAGACGGAATTCTGCTTTTGCATTATGCGTCAAGTGACTCCACCTGTAAGCTGCGGAAGTTAAG GTATGGAGCTGAAGAACTGAGAAAAT tTGCCTGTGTGCTCGCACTGGACCCGGACACAGCAAAccagtctctccttctctctgagaGCAACAGAAAGGTGACACATGTGACTGAGAAGTGCCCGTATCCTGACCACCTCAAGAGATTTGACGAATGGCATCAGGTGCTGTGTCAGGACGGCCTGTCTGAATGCTACTACTGGGAGACTGAGTGGAGTGGGACTGGGGCTGATATAGGAGTGGCATATGAATTCATAGAAAGGAAAGGAACAAGGGATGTCTGTGGGTTTAGACGTAATGACAAGTCCTGGTGTCTTAGTTGCTCGGGTAAGAGCTACTCTGCTTGGCATAATAATGAGGAAACTGCTCTAGGTGCTCCCGACTCCGGCTCCAATAGAGTAGGATTGTACCTTGACTGGCCAGCTGGTACTCTGTCCTTCTACAGTGTTTCCTCTGACACCTCCTCTCCCACTTTCCTCTCCCACCTGCACACATTTCACCTCACTTTCAATGAGCCCCTTTATCCTGGGTTTAGGGTTAAGGCTGACTCCTCAGTATACCTGTGTGAGATGACACAGCCTCCTAATCCTAATTAA